The Prunus persica cultivar Lovell chromosome G8, Prunus_persica_NCBIv2, whole genome shotgun sequence genome includes a region encoding these proteins:
- the LOC18767905 gene encoding TMV resistance protein N isoform X1, which produces MALSTQRDSAFPSPDQSPPQPNHDVFLSFRGEDTRNSFVSHLYHELQLRGIKTFKDDPKLERGTAISSGLFNAIQESMLAIVVLSPKYASSTWCLDELTEILQCMKSKGTILPVFYNVDPSHVRKQSGTFADAFAEHEKRFRDDIDKVKSWRDALTEVANLSGIDSKNECERKLIEYIVEWVWEKAHHRFKLLDSTELVGMKFIREQVDFLLAHPTDDVRFIGIWGMGGIGKTTIAQLVYDSISTHFEVSSFLANVREVFQRGNLVDLQRQLLSPILKDQITQVWDEQWGISVIKNCLCNKKVLLILDDVSESSQLENLAGEKDWFGKGSLIIITTRDERLLLKHDVQVSYKVEGLGDDDALELFSRNAFKKNEPEEGYLELSKGFVNYARGLPLALKLLGCLVYKRDQYEWKSELDKLQKIPKSEIIDLLKISYDGLDEMNKDIFLDVAFFHKGMFKERVIEILDCCGLCGHIGINALVQKSLLTIDISNNTVEMHDLIQEMALEIVRRECSEEPGRRSRLCNRDDISHVFINNIATYKIKGIALRMARLEMADWNCEAFSKMCNLKVLEFDNVIISSSPRILPNSLRIIKWSRYPSKFLPSSFQPNFLIALKMRESKLVRLWDGRKDLPNLKKMKLFGSKNLTTTPDFSGVPNLELLDFQFCKNLVEIHPSIANLKCLKSLDLGYCSKLKKIPEFSRQMKNLSTLNLSGMSIEKLSSSIGCLVGLTDLSLQNCKNLAGLPSEICNLKSLTELEVSGCSKIDKFPENMGEMECLHMLHLNGTAIRQLPRCIVGLKKLRDLSLDGRSGSQPNKSRFWWGLPRLNGRKAFVLASLDGLFSLKYLDLSNCGVCEGDLPGDIGCLSSLEKLSLSGNNFVSLPASIGCLSKLKLFWVNGCQSLEQLPDLSKLTSLVDINIANCTSLKMLPHLSSNCSLNNRIHFNCANCFVLIDNEGCDSIILKMLQRYLQPRVLRFMRPLYGFTILTPGRKIPEWFSNQSLGDSLTVELPTTWMGIAFCAVFEVQADLSDVHYFQINCSPQGMRTHGVFPKEFTMGDVVSDHLWVLYASRIQSEKICGQIKFLFTTYYSHQGIMLEHKKSCVKKCGFCLVQEQDVEQLNQIMMNKSIIKSTTTCPTKSADAQGQQHHDDEEASPSGSGSSHQKSLFCNTYALSKEADQDELNDVVDEARPRKRKKIDVIGTNL; this is translated from the exons ATGGCATTGAGCACCCAAAGAGACTCTGCCTTTCCTTCACCTGATCAGTCTCCTCCTCAACCGAACCACGATGTGTTTTTGAGTTTCAGGGGTGAGGACACTCGAAATAGCTTTGTATCCCATTTATACCACGAATTGCAGCTCAGGGGCATTAAAACATTCAAGGATGATCCAAAGCTTGAAAGAGGGACAGCTATTTCGTCAGGGCTCTTCAACGCAATCCAAGAATCGATGCTTGCAATCGTTGTTCTCTCCCCAAAATATGCTTCTTCTACCTGGTGCTTGGATGAACTTACAGAGATTCTCCAATGCATGAAATCCAAGGGCACAATTCTCCCAGTGTTTTATAATGTGGATCCCTCCCATGTGAGAAAACAAAGCGGCACTTTTGCGGACGCCTTCGCTGAGCATGAGAAAAGGTTTAGGGATGACATCGATAAGGTGAAGAGCTGGAGAGATGCTTTAACAGAAGTAGCCAATTTATCTGGAATAGATTCAAAGAATGA GTGTGAAAGAAAGCttattgaatatattgttgaatGGGTGTGGGAGAAAGCGCATCACAGATTCAAATTATTAGATTCCACAGAGTTAGTGGGAATGAAGTTTATACGTGAGCAAGTAGATTTTCTTTTAGCTCATCCCACGGATGATGTTCGCTTTATAGGGATATGGGGGATGGGCGGAATTGGCAAAACAACCATTGCTCAGCTAGTTTATGATAGCATTTCTACCCATTTTGAAGTTAGCAGCTTTCTTGCTAATGTTAGAGAGGTTTTTCAACGTGGTAATCTTGTTGATCTACAAAGACAACTTCTTTCCCCAATCTTGAAGGATCAAATTACTCAAGTTTGGGATGAACAGTGGGGAATCTCTGTCATTAAGAATTGCTTGTGTAATAAAAAGGTTCTTCTCATTCTTGATGATGTGAGTGAATCAAGCCAACTTGAAAATTTGGCTGGTGAAAAGGATTGGTTTGGTAAGGGGAGTTTAATCATTATTACAACCAGAGATGAACGGTTGCTGTTAAAGCATGATGTGCAGGTATCATATAAGGTAGAGGGATTAGGTGATGATGATGCTCTTGAGCTCTTTAGTCGGAATGCCTTTAAAAAGAATGAGCCTGAGGAAGGTTATTTGGAATTGTCAAAAGGTTTTGTAAATTATGCCAGAGGACTTCCACTAGCTCTTAAACTTTTGGGATGCTTAGTGTATAAGAGAGATCAATATGAATGGAAAAGTGAATTGGATAAGCTGCAGAAAATTCCTAAGTCAGAAATTATTGATTTGCTCAAAATAAGTTACGATGGATTGGATGAGATGAATAAGGATATATTTCTTgatgttgcattttttcacAAGGGGATGTTCAAGGAGCGTGTAATTGAAATACTAGACTGCTGTGGCCTATGTGGTCATATTGGGATAAATGCTCTTGTTCAGAAATCACTTTTAACTATTGATATTTCAAATAACACGGTTGAGATGCATGATTTGATACAAGAAATGGCATTGGAAATTGTTCGTCGGGAGTGTTCTGAAGAGCCTGGTAGACGAAGTCGATTGTGCAATCGTGATGATATCTCTCATGTATTCATAAACAATATA GCAACATACAAAATTAAAGGCATTGCCTTACGCATGGCGAGACTTGAAATGGCAGATTGGAATTGTGAAGCCTTCTCTAAGATGTGTAACCTGAAAGTTCTTGAATTTGATAATGTGATCATTTCTTCAAGCCCCAGAATTCTTCCTAATTCCTTGAGAATTATCAAATGGAGTCGGTATCCTTCCAAATTTCTCCCATCAAGTTTTCAACCGAATTTCCTTATTGCACTTAAGATGCGTGAGAGCAAACTTGTTCGGCTTTGGGATGGAAGAAAG GACTTGCCCaacttgaaaaaaatgaagctttTTGGCTCTAAAAACTTGACCACAACCCCAGATTTCAGTGGCGTTCCGAATCTTGAGTTGttggattttcaattttgtaagAACTTGGTTGAGATTCACCCGTCAATTGCAAATCTCAAATGTCTTAAAAGCTTGGATCTTGGTTATtgctcaaaattgaaaaagattcCAGAATTTTCAAGgcaaatgaaaaatttgtCAACGCTTAATTTAAGCGGGATGTCCATTGAGAAATTATCTTCATCAATAGGATGTCTGGTTGGCCTTACTGATCTGTCACTACAGAATTGCAAAAATCTCGCGGGTCTTCCAAGTgaaatttgtaatttgaagTCTCTTACAGAGCTCGAGGTGAGTGGATGCTCAAAAATTGACAAATTCCCAGAGAACATGGGAGAGATGGAGTGTTTACATATGCTTCATCTGAATGGAACTGCTATAAGACAGCTGCCACGCTGCATTGTTGGTTTGAAAAAACTGAGGGATCTATCTTTGGATGGAAGAAGTGGATCACAGCCTAATAAATCAAGGTTTTGGTGGGGCCTCCCCCGCTTAAATGGAAGAAAGGCATTTGTGTTGGCTTCGCTTGATGGTTTATTCTCTTTGAAGTATTTGGATCTAAGTAATTGTGGCGTTTGTGAAGGGGATCTTCCCGGTGATATTGGTTGCTTGTCCTCTTTAGAAAAATTAAGTCTTAGTGGAAACAATTTTGTTAGCCTTCCTGCAAGCATTGGATGTCTTTCTAAGCTTAAGTTATTTTGGGTGAATGGGTGCCAAAGTCTTGAACAATTGCCAGATCTTTCTAAGCTTACCTCATTGGTGGATATAAACATAGCCAATTGCACTTCCTTAAAAATGTTACCACATCTTTCGTCAAATTGCTCATTAAACAACAGAATACATTTTAATTGTGCCAATTGCTTTGTATTGATTGACAATGAAGGCTGCGACAGTATAATACTGAAAATGCTACAGCGATACCTTCAGCCTCGg GTACTCCGTTTTATGAGGCCTCTTTACGGATTCACAATTTTAACTCCTGGAAGGAAAATTCCAGAGTGGTTCAGTAATCAAAGTTTGGGAGATTCCCTAACTGTGGAGCTACCTACCACGTGGATGGGAATTGCTTTTTGTGCTGTGTTTGAAGTTCAGGCTGATCTTTCTGATgttcattattttcaaattaactGTTCCCCACAAGGAATGCGGACACATGGAGTATTTCCAAAAGAATTTACTATGGGCGATGTTGTGTCAGATCACCTTTGGGTACTTTATGCATCTCGTATACAATCTGAGAAGATATGCGGTCAGATAAAGTTTTTGTTCACAACTTATTATTCTCATCAAGGCATAATGCTGGAACACAAAAAATCTTGTGTGAAGAAgtgtgggttttgtttggtgCAAGAGCAAGATGTGGAACAACTCAACCAGATCATGATGAACAAATCCATCATCAAGAGCACTACTACTTGTCCTACCAAATCAGCTGATGCACAAGGTCAACAACATCATGATGACGAGGAGGCTAGTCCTAGTGGAAGTGGTAGCTCTCACCAAAAATCTCTCTTCTGCAATACCTATGCTCTTTCCAAAGAGGCAGACCAAGATGAATTAAATGATGTTGTTGACGAAGCTCggcccagaaaaagaaaaaagatcgaTGTGATTGGGACTAACCTATGA
- the LOC18767905 gene encoding TMV resistance protein N isoform X2: protein MALSTQRDSAFPSPDQSPPQPNHDVFLSFRGEDTRNSFVSHLYHELQLRGIKTFKDDPKLERGTAISSGLFNAIQESMLAIVVLSPKYASSTWCLDELTEILQCMKSKGTILPVFYNVDPSHVRKQSGTFADAFAEHEKRFRDDIDKVKSWRDALTEVANLSGIDSKNECERKLIEYIVEWVWEKAHHRFKLLDSTELVGMKFIREQVDFLLAHPTDDVRFIGIWGMGGIGKTTIAQLVYDSISTHFEVSSFLANVREVFQRGNLVDLQRQLLSPILKDQITQVWDEQWGISVIKNCLCNKKVLLILDDVSESSQLENLAGEKDWFGKGSLIIITTRDERLLLKHDVQVSYKVEGLGDDDALELFSRNAFKKNEPEEGYLELSKGFVNYARGLPLALKLLGCLVYKRDQYEWKSELDKLQKIPKSEIIDLLKISYDGLDEMNKDIFLDVAFFHKGMFKERVIEILDCCGLCGHIGINALVQKSLLTIDISNNTVEMHDLIQEMALEIVRRECSEEPGRRSRLCNRDDISHVFINNIATYKIKGIALRMARLEMADWNCEAFSKMCNLKVLEFDNVIISSSPRILPNSLRIIKWSRYPSKFLPSSFQPNFLIALKMRESKLVRLWDGRKDLPNLKKMKLFGSKNLTTTPDFSGVPNLELLDFQFCKNLVEIHPSIANLKCLKSLDLGYCSKLKKIPEFSRQMKNLSTLNLSGMSIEKLSSSIGCLVGLTDLSLQNCKNLAGLPSEICNLKSLTELEVSGCSKIDKFPENMGEMECLHMLHLNGTAIRQLPRCIVGLKKLRDLSLDGRSGSQPNKSRFWWGLPRLNGRKAFVLASLDGLFSLKYLDLSNCGVCEGDLPGDIGCLSSLEKLSLSGNNFVSLPASIGCLSKLKLFWVNGCQSLEQLPDLSKLTSLVDINIANCTSLKMLPHLSSNCSLNNRIHFNCANCFVLIDNEGCDSIILKMLQRYLQPRVLSLYSVL from the exons ATGGCATTGAGCACCCAAAGAGACTCTGCCTTTCCTTCACCTGATCAGTCTCCTCCTCAACCGAACCACGATGTGTTTTTGAGTTTCAGGGGTGAGGACACTCGAAATAGCTTTGTATCCCATTTATACCACGAATTGCAGCTCAGGGGCATTAAAACATTCAAGGATGATCCAAAGCTTGAAAGAGGGACAGCTATTTCGTCAGGGCTCTTCAACGCAATCCAAGAATCGATGCTTGCAATCGTTGTTCTCTCCCCAAAATATGCTTCTTCTACCTGGTGCTTGGATGAACTTACAGAGATTCTCCAATGCATGAAATCCAAGGGCACAATTCTCCCAGTGTTTTATAATGTGGATCCCTCCCATGTGAGAAAACAAAGCGGCACTTTTGCGGACGCCTTCGCTGAGCATGAGAAAAGGTTTAGGGATGACATCGATAAGGTGAAGAGCTGGAGAGATGCTTTAACAGAAGTAGCCAATTTATCTGGAATAGATTCAAAGAATGA GTGTGAAAGAAAGCttattgaatatattgttgaatGGGTGTGGGAGAAAGCGCATCACAGATTCAAATTATTAGATTCCACAGAGTTAGTGGGAATGAAGTTTATACGTGAGCAAGTAGATTTTCTTTTAGCTCATCCCACGGATGATGTTCGCTTTATAGGGATATGGGGGATGGGCGGAATTGGCAAAACAACCATTGCTCAGCTAGTTTATGATAGCATTTCTACCCATTTTGAAGTTAGCAGCTTTCTTGCTAATGTTAGAGAGGTTTTTCAACGTGGTAATCTTGTTGATCTACAAAGACAACTTCTTTCCCCAATCTTGAAGGATCAAATTACTCAAGTTTGGGATGAACAGTGGGGAATCTCTGTCATTAAGAATTGCTTGTGTAATAAAAAGGTTCTTCTCATTCTTGATGATGTGAGTGAATCAAGCCAACTTGAAAATTTGGCTGGTGAAAAGGATTGGTTTGGTAAGGGGAGTTTAATCATTATTACAACCAGAGATGAACGGTTGCTGTTAAAGCATGATGTGCAGGTATCATATAAGGTAGAGGGATTAGGTGATGATGATGCTCTTGAGCTCTTTAGTCGGAATGCCTTTAAAAAGAATGAGCCTGAGGAAGGTTATTTGGAATTGTCAAAAGGTTTTGTAAATTATGCCAGAGGACTTCCACTAGCTCTTAAACTTTTGGGATGCTTAGTGTATAAGAGAGATCAATATGAATGGAAAAGTGAATTGGATAAGCTGCAGAAAATTCCTAAGTCAGAAATTATTGATTTGCTCAAAATAAGTTACGATGGATTGGATGAGATGAATAAGGATATATTTCTTgatgttgcattttttcacAAGGGGATGTTCAAGGAGCGTGTAATTGAAATACTAGACTGCTGTGGCCTATGTGGTCATATTGGGATAAATGCTCTTGTTCAGAAATCACTTTTAACTATTGATATTTCAAATAACACGGTTGAGATGCATGATTTGATACAAGAAATGGCATTGGAAATTGTTCGTCGGGAGTGTTCTGAAGAGCCTGGTAGACGAAGTCGATTGTGCAATCGTGATGATATCTCTCATGTATTCATAAACAATATA GCAACATACAAAATTAAAGGCATTGCCTTACGCATGGCGAGACTTGAAATGGCAGATTGGAATTGTGAAGCCTTCTCTAAGATGTGTAACCTGAAAGTTCTTGAATTTGATAATGTGATCATTTCTTCAAGCCCCAGAATTCTTCCTAATTCCTTGAGAATTATCAAATGGAGTCGGTATCCTTCCAAATTTCTCCCATCAAGTTTTCAACCGAATTTCCTTATTGCACTTAAGATGCGTGAGAGCAAACTTGTTCGGCTTTGGGATGGAAGAAAG GACTTGCCCaacttgaaaaaaatgaagctttTTGGCTCTAAAAACTTGACCACAACCCCAGATTTCAGTGGCGTTCCGAATCTTGAGTTGttggattttcaattttgtaagAACTTGGTTGAGATTCACCCGTCAATTGCAAATCTCAAATGTCTTAAAAGCTTGGATCTTGGTTATtgctcaaaattgaaaaagattcCAGAATTTTCAAGgcaaatgaaaaatttgtCAACGCTTAATTTAAGCGGGATGTCCATTGAGAAATTATCTTCATCAATAGGATGTCTGGTTGGCCTTACTGATCTGTCACTACAGAATTGCAAAAATCTCGCGGGTCTTCCAAGTgaaatttgtaatttgaagTCTCTTACAGAGCTCGAGGTGAGTGGATGCTCAAAAATTGACAAATTCCCAGAGAACATGGGAGAGATGGAGTGTTTACATATGCTTCATCTGAATGGAACTGCTATAAGACAGCTGCCACGCTGCATTGTTGGTTTGAAAAAACTGAGGGATCTATCTTTGGATGGAAGAAGTGGATCACAGCCTAATAAATCAAGGTTTTGGTGGGGCCTCCCCCGCTTAAATGGAAGAAAGGCATTTGTGTTGGCTTCGCTTGATGGTTTATTCTCTTTGAAGTATTTGGATCTAAGTAATTGTGGCGTTTGTGAAGGGGATCTTCCCGGTGATATTGGTTGCTTGTCCTCTTTAGAAAAATTAAGTCTTAGTGGAAACAATTTTGTTAGCCTTCCTGCAAGCATTGGATGTCTTTCTAAGCTTAAGTTATTTTGGGTGAATGGGTGCCAAAGTCTTGAACAATTGCCAGATCTTTCTAAGCTTACCTCATTGGTGGATATAAACATAGCCAATTGCACTTCCTTAAAAATGTTACCACATCTTTCGTCAAATTGCTCATTAAACAACAGAATACATTTTAATTGTGCCAATTGCTTTGTATTGATTGACAATGAAGGCTGCGACAGTATAATACTGAAAATGCTACAGCGATACCTTCAGCCTCGggttctctctct GTACTCCGTTTTATGA
- the LOC18766512 gene encoding UPF0496 protein At1g20180 codes for MWAKLKASSKIAKGKEVIRQVRKSFNLNEEYLSAFRTKSYADFYNKAQLLVNEPSSSFSYSHDHKFSEVLLEPGQEAIPGILESEILSKVPELKGLMLNYFDISAEASKICSHLLKSIKRIQSNYRVVQQALDKFEDYSPNKIKSFVSELNLFILQNNINPFSNPNNHDFELIHDKYSLVLHHLKLMRKKVSRKIKLIKFFKKASGICITAACSLIAISAVVLAVHTLTALLMGPAIFSCPFKRLKKKLSSIPFLRSRILTKVGEQLDVAAKGTYILNRDFDTISRLVARIHDEVEHNKSMIRFCLERREDKFSLQVVKELKKSDIGFRKQVEELQEHVYLCLVTINRARALVIKEMKKSCVDN; via the exons ATGTGGGCAAAACTTAAAGCTTCTTCAAAGATTGCGAAAG GGAAGGAAGTGATAAGACAAGTTCGAAAAAGCTTCAATCTGAACGAGGAGTACCTGAGTGCATTTAGAACCAAATCATATGCAGACTTCTACAATAAGGCTCAATTGCTTGTAAACgagccatcatcttcttttagTTACAGCCATGATCACAAATTCTCAGAAGTCCTCCTAGAACCTGGTCAAGAAGCCATACCTGGTATTCTTGAATCCGAAATTCTTTCGAAGGTGCCTGAATTGAAAGGCCTTATGCTCAACTACTTTGACATCAGTGCTGAGGCCTCAAAAATATGTAGCCACCTCTTAAAAAGCATCAAACGGATCCAATCCAACTACCGCGTCGTTCAACAAGCACTTGATAAATTTGAGGACTACTCCCCGAACAAAATCAAATCGTTTGTTTCTGAGCTAAACTTGTTCATTCTCCAAAACAACATTAACCCTTTCTCAAATCCTAATAACCATGACTTTGAGCTCATTCATGACAAGTACTCGTTGGTTTTGCACCACCTGAAGTTGATGAGAAAAAAGGTGTCGCGGAAGATTAAGCTCatcaaatttttcaaaaaggcTTCTGGGATTTGCATAACAGCAGCTTGCAGTTTGATTGCTATATCAGCTGTTGTTCTAGCCGTACATACTCTCACTGCCTTGCTCATGGGACCAGCCATCTTCAGCTGCCCATTTAAGCgcttaaagaaaaagttgagTAGTATCCCGTTTTTGAGAAGTAGGATTCTTACCAAAGTCGGAGAGCAACTTGATGTAGCCGCCAAGGGGACTTATATTCTGAACAGGGATTTCGACACAATAAGCCGACTTGTGGCAAGGATTCATGATGAGGTTGAACACAACAAGTCAATGATTCGGTTCTGCttggagaggagagaggataAGTTTTCGTTGCAAGTTGTGAAGGAGCTTAAGAAGAGTGATATTGGATTCAGAAAGCAAGTGGAGGAGCTTCAAGAGCATGTGTATTTGTGTCTTGTGACTATCAATAGAGCTAGAGCTTTGGTTAT